TCTCTCGTAAAAACAAAAAAGCCACGTAGATATCAACCCACGTGACTTTCATTCACTTATCGATTTCGCATCATCTTCAACAACGGACGATAATTCTTACCAACCAACCCAGTTACTTCAGCGACCAACTCAATGGCAATCAAGATCACAAATCCGACAATGACTGCTCCCCACATGGTGGACATTGAGAAGATAAATGCAGCTAAACCAAACATTGCGGCCATTGCATAAATGAGAAGTACGGTCTGCCTATGTGAAAATCCTAACCTTAGCAAGCAATGGTGCAAATGTGATTTATCTGGTGCTGATAACGGCTTTTTATTTACGATACGTCTAACAATAGCGAATAGCGTATCAGAAATTGGAACACCGAGAATAATAACCGGGATTATTAACGAGATCGCCGTTACGTTCTTGAATCCGAGTAAGGACAAAACGGCAATCATGTAACCTAAGAACAACGCACCCGTGTCACCCATAAAGATTTTGGCTGGGTGGAAATTGTAGAATAAAAACCCTAACGTACTAACTATTACAATGAGCCCCATAGTCATGGCGAACATATCACCTTTTAAGAAGGCCATAGCTGAAATGGTAATTAACGCAATAGATGATACTCCAGCTGCTAATCCATCCAGTCCATCGATTAAGTTAATTGCGTTGGTAATGGCTACGATCCAAAAAATTGTTAATGGAATACTCATAAAACCAAATTGTAACTCACCAAATCCAAATGGAAGGTTAATGAATTCAACCTGTACCCCACCAAGTACAACGACAACAGCTGCTGCAACTTGACCGAGAAGCTTCCACTTTGCTGATAGCTCCGTTAAATCATCTAGAAATCCTGTAATGATGATGATCACACTACCTAGCAAGATTGGTGCTGCATATACATCATCTGGTCTTGTAATGAGTACACCAATAATAAAGCTTAAAAATATGGCTAAACCTCCGAGACGAGGCATTATTTTCTGATGAACTTTTCGTTGGTTCGGTTTATCTGTTGCTCCAATTTTAATTGCAAATCGCTTCACAAGCGGTGTTAAAACTATAGAAGCAACAAAGCAAATCGCTAAGGTGACATAAACATCAACCATGATATACCTCCCTGGTACATAGCATTCCCAAATGTATTTGTAATCATTTCGAAAACTTCTGTTCGAATGAATAAATTTTCTTCGTTATTTACATACTTCGTTCAAGTAACTGCTTTTTTGTCCGCTGATACTGGGGTTAATTTTTTCAATTACACATACTGTTGAACATTTCCAATATTTTCTCTCAAAATAATCCCGACGCTAATTATAGCATGCTAGAATCGAAAATATGAATCTATAAATTAAATTTAATATTTTTAAATATTCAGTATGTAGGACACATACGACAAATTCCTTTATATATCTCCCCCATTTTACAAATACTTAAACTAATCAATACTGAATGGTACTTCCTATAATAAGACGTATCTAGAGAAAAAAAGTTGCAATTATTTCTAGTTTGTTTTGCCTTATAGTCAGGAACTCTTTAATTTGGTATGATTAATTGTTAGAGGAAACCCTATAAAAATAAGGAGCGGACAATCAATGATGCCCTTTTTTAAGAATAACAGGAATCAACCAGAAAGAAAATTAAAAAAATATTACAAGCTTGTTACTCAGATAAATGAGTTAGAACCAGCCATCTCTAAACTTTCTGACCAACAGTTGCGTGAAAAGACTGTCGAATTTCGAGATGCTCTTCAGAATGGAAAGACTATTTTCGACATTCAAGCAGAAGCTTTTGCAGTTGTGCGGGAAGCCGCAAAACGTGTATTAAACATGCGTCATTTTGATGTACAACTAATTGGCGGCCTTGTCCTTACAGAAGGAAACATTTCTGAAATGGCAACAGGCGAGGGAAAAACATTAGTAGCTTCTTTACCGAGTTACTTACGTGCCCTTGAAGGAAAAGGCGTCCACGTTATAACAGTAAACGAATACCTTGCTCGTCGTGACCGATCTATCATCGGACAGATCCATGAATTCCTAGGCTTAACGGTAGGACTCAACTTACCTATGATGGAGCCTGATCGAAAACAGCAAGCATATCAAGCAGATATTACATATGGAGTGGGTACTGAGTTTGGTTTCGATTATCTAAGAGACCATATGATAAAAAGTAAAAAAGAACGTGTTCAACGTCCGTATCATTTTGCCATTATTGATGAAGTGGATAGTGTCTTAATTGATGAAGCAAAAACGCCATTGATTATCGCTGGGAAAATGAAATCCAGTCCTGAGCTTCATAATATTGGCGCTAAAGTAGCGAAGCGATTTGAGCGAGATGTTGACTATGAATTCGATGATGAAACAAAAGCTACCAGTTTAACGGACACTGGCATTGAAAAAGTAGAAAAAGCCTTTGGTGTGGATAATCTCTACGAATTAGAGCATCAAACTCTTTACCACTATATGATTCAAGCTGTGCGTGCTCATGTCATGTTTGAGCGTGACGTTGACTATATCGTAAAAGATGGAAAAATTATGTTGGTCGATATGTTTACAGGGAGAATCATGGAAGGCCGTACGTTAAGTGACGGATTACACCAGGCTATCGAAGCTAAAGAAGGCGTTGAAATTACAGAAGAAAATAAAACGCAAGCTTCTATTACCATTCAGAATTACTTCAGAATGTATCCTACTCTTTCTGGAATGACAGGAACGGCCAAGACCCAGGAGAAAGAGTTTAAAGAAGTCTATGGGATGGAAGTCATCCAGATCCCTACAAACAAGCCGGTCATTAGACAAGACCTTAATGACATGGTCTTTGCAACCATTGAGGACAAGTATAAAGGGATGATTGAGGAAGTAAAAGCCAGACACTCAACTGGACAACCCATTCTAATAGGCACGACTTCTATTCTCCAATCAGAAAAGGTGGCGGAACATTTAAAGAAAGCAGGGCTTAAATTCGAACTGTTAAACGCAAAAAGTGTGGAGCAAGAAGTTGAGTTAATCTCTCAAGCTGGGCAAAAAGGACAGATTACAATCGCTACCAATATGGCCGGTCGTGGAACAGATATTATGCTCGGAGAAGGTGTTGCGGAACTGGGTGGACTCCATGTACTGGGAACTGAAAAACACGAATCGCGTCGTATCGATAATCAACTACGTGGACGTTCTGGTAGACAAGGTGACCCAGGATCCTCTCAATTTTTCATCTCGATTGAAGACGATATGTTTAGACGTTTTGCAAAAGATGATGTTGAGAAGTTCCGTAAGAAAATGAAGACAGATGAAATTGGATACATTACAAACCATAGTGTAGATGAGCTTGTGGAAAGAACCCAACGTATTGTTGAAGGCGCTCACTTCTCTATGCGCGAGTACAACTTAAAACTGGATGACGTCATTAACGAACAAAGTAGGATCGTGTACAAGCTTCGCAATCGAATTTTAGAAGAGGAAAACCTCTTCCCACTCGGAGTCGATTTAATGGAAGCAGCCTTGAAACATACAGTTCAAGAAGCCTGCCCTTCCGATAGCGAAACGGAAGAATGGGATTTCGAACGCATTAAACAAGTTACGAAACAGTTGCTACAACAAGATCTAATCCTTGACGTAGAGAATATCGAGGACACAGACGAGATCTTGGAGCAAATTCAACCACTACTGGATCAATTTAAAGATGAGATACTCGATACTGAATTTGATGCCAAAGCACAATATGCTCTTCGATTTACGATGTTGAACCTGCTAGATCATCACTGGGTTCGCCATTTAGAAAACATGGCCCGCCTAAAAGAAGGTATTGGTCTTCGTCATTATCAGCAAGAGGATCCGATTAGAATCTACGCCCGAGAAGGCCTTGAGCTCTTCTCCGGAATGTATGCTACAATTGAAAGGGAAATCTCGCTGAATATGGCGAATCTAATTCGTTCACTGAAGCAAGAATCGGAGGTAGGAAAATGATCCCTTTCTTTAATAGAAAAAAGGATGAAAAGATCAAGAAAAAAGGAAAAGATTCTTCTTTTTCCTCAGACGATCTTCAATTAGGAAATGAAAACCCTGGAGATAGTGATAAAGAAATACATCCTGAGTTATCCTTCCATCCAACTTGGAAGTTAACACCCGAACAGCAGTATGTATTTCGTTTTTTAAATAATGATTTAGCTCCACTAAAGCCGAACCAAATTTCATTGTCTGGCGTTGAATTAAACCAAGGACAAGACGAGCTCGAAGTAACAGCTTTCGTTCGTAATAGCTTGCCAAAAGAAATTCAAATTCATGAAATCGAACTCATGCTACTAGATGAAAATGATCAAGTCCTAGCTAGACATTTTTTTAACTTTGATGAAATTGGAAAAATACCCGCTCACTCAAGTAGACCATGGGTATTTAAATTCCCTAAATCTAGTGTTACAGCAAACGAACTTCCAGAAGAAAACTGGCGCCTAGCTTTCAACCTGAATACAATGAGAAAGCATCAGTTGGACCTTGATCCTGCCTGGAAGGAAAAAATGAGTGATGAACAGGTTGAACAATTACGTGCCATAGTTCATAAACTCCCTGCACTTGGAAAGACAGAATTCAATCTAACAGGTATTGAAATGAAGAAACTAAGTGAAGGACAGCTTGCCATCACGGTACTCTTGAGAAATGGAAATAGTCGGGATGTAACGATCTCAAAATTGCCATTACAAGTTGCCGGTGGAGATGGACAAGTAGTGGCAAGAGGACAGTTTGAATTACCAGATATGGTCGTAAAGGCAAACACATCTAAGCCATGGACATTTATCTTCCCACCAAACCTAGTTCAGCTAGAAGAGCTTCCTTCCAAATGGATGGTTTCTGTAGTGAACGCATAACGAAAAAAATAGGCAGAAAGACGGAACACAACTCCCTACTTTCTGCCTATTTTTATGCGTTTTCAGGTAATTTTTTCAATGAAAAGTAATATATGACTTTCCGTGAAAGTCTTACATATTTATCTTGTATTATCCTTTTCTGGCTGGTACAATGAATATGTAAAACCTGTTTTGTTTTTAATAATAAACGTACGAGCGATGAGTCTGGGTTGTTTGGCCAAAAAGAAATCTGCATCACGAAAATGCAGATTTCTTTTTGTTTTGTTTAGTGTACTATTATCCCGTAAAATACCAAAAAGGTCTATTCTCTCTTTTAGTAGGATAGACCTTTTTCTATAGCTTGCATATATATTTGTTCGTATTTTTCAGCAGCTGAAATATGGGAATACTGTGCTTCGATTTTAGTTCTTGCAGCTTTCGCTAATTTTTCTCCTTTTTCAGGGTGATCGAGAAGTTCAATCATAGAAGCCGACAACGCTTCAATATTTCGCTCTTCCACTAGGATTCCGTCTACTCCATGGTCAACGATTTCCCTTAATCCCCCAACAGCACTAGCAATTAACGGAATTCCAGATCCCATTGCTTCTAGCGCTGAAATAGATGTCGCCTCTTCTACTCCAGATGAATGAATACTCGGGACTAATACAACATCAGATAGTGCGTAGAATTCCTTGATTTGCTTGTGGGGAATAGCTCCCAATATACGCACACTTTTGTCTAGTTTATTTTTGCTTACTAAACTCTTCATTTCATCCAGTGCTTCTCCGGAACCCGCATAAATCAATTTTACATCTGGGTATTTCTCGAGAACCTTTGGTAGAGCGAGAATGGGATAGATCACACCATTTTTTTTGGTCAATCTCCTTGGTACGAAGAAAACCTTTTCCCCTGCTTTTATTCCATGCTTTGCCCTAAGTGTCTCTTTTTGTGACGTTTCTGGTTTGAAATCGTCTATATTAATGAAATTCCGAATCGTAAATCCATCTACATCCGCTTGTTTTTTAACATAATTTTTGATTCGTAAATCAACTGTGATTACCATTCTTGTTTTTGTAAAAGCCTCAATCTCTTGTTCTTGCAAATACTTTACTTCTTGGCTATTTTCAATCACTGACCCTGCACTCACTGCTTCAAATGCGGTATAACCGTGCACAGTCGAAACAGTTGGTAATCCAGCGTCAATCGCTGCAAAAGTTGCATAAACGTCCTGAGCATTAACAATATCATACCCACGGTGTTTTTTTGTTTCTATCATGGCTTGAAGCATTTTCTTGCGTGTTTTCAGACCCCAAATAAAGCCTGTACCCTTTGAAATTTTGTTCAATACAAAACTTGTCCCACGGACTTTGATCGTCTGTAACACTTTAGGTACATCGCTAAAAGACAGGACATCCACTTCATGCCCACGAGCCTCAAGTCCAGCCTTCAACGTTGTCATATGTGTTGACAGTCCTCCTGGATGGGGGTAATCATATACGGTTGCTAACAAAATTTTCATAGAAACCCGTCTCCTCGTCGTGAGAAAGTCTAAATTACTTCGTAAAATGCTTCTTTAGTAAATCTATATTATCTAATGCTTCGTCTCTCATAATCATAGCATTTTTCTTTGTGATTGCACTTAATTCTTTCCTGTTTGAAAGAATATAACGTGCGTTTTTCTTTAACTTGTCTACATCAATTCCTTCTAATGTAAACGAATACTCCCACATCTCAGTTCGCTTCAACAAATTCTCCACTTTTCGATCGTAGCTAATTCCTATGTGCGGAATCCCTTCTAGCGCTGAAAAAATTAAAGAATGCAGTCTCAAACCAATTGTCATTTCACATTTTGAAAAGAAATTTAAATACTGATTAGGTGTGAAATTACCACCTAGCAAATAACAGGCATCCCTATGTTTCATTCTATTAAGAACTTCATTAGATGCTTCTACATCATGATGTCCTTCCATCGGAACAAAAACTGGAGTGATATGGTCTGTTTCGATCAATTCATCTAGTGCTTCTGCAAGTTTATAATAGTGTTCAGTATACCCAAACCTTGACCTTACTGAAACAGCAACTAATCTTTCATCACCTTTCAGTGGCAAACTGTTTATGCAGGTATGATCTTCCTTCTTGTGATAACCAAAAACTATATCTGCCGTTACAACCGATTTTGGTCGATTAACCTTTAATTTATGTAGTAACTCTTTAGAGTACTGGTCCCGGACTGTAATAAAATCAGCACGATTTGCTAGTAACCTCATCAAAATTTTACCCCATGTCGAGGTAACAGGACCTACACCTTGGGAGAAAAACATTACTTTCGTTCCACAAAGCTTCGCTAATAATACCACTAACAAATAATACGGTAGTGGTCCAAACAAAAATCTAGTAGGGTAAGCATCTTGAAGTAGACCACCACCGCCACTGATCAAAAGGTCAGCTTTTCTTAGTGCTTGAATCTTTTCCTTGTTCTCACGACGCCAGCCACGATAGATACTATTCACGTTATGTTCAGCCGAAGTTTCACTCGGTGAATAGGAAAGTACAGTAATATCCGGATTATCTAGGTCCAATCTAAGATTATCAATAATAGCTTCTAGTATGGCTTCATCCCCAGTATTTCCTAATCCATAGAAGCCTGAAAGTACAATTTTCAAAATACTCCTCCTCAACAGACATGAACCCTTTTTGGTAAATGTGTTTAGGGTCTATGTTGTTTAGGGTAATTTCTAAACCTATTTAGTAACTGATTAAAAAACCAGACTAAACCTATTCTATCACTTGTTCTTAACACATTCAATTTCCTTCGTGTAACTATCGACAGGAAATCCTAGATTTTGCAAAGTATTTTTATAAATGGTGACAATTTTTTCTATGAGAAGAAAAAACAGAGAAACAGCTCATTGGTTTCACGGAATAAAAAATGCAGCCTATCTAATTTGATAGACTGCATTTTCTCCCTCTTAATTTCTTAAAAAGCTAGCAATTACAGAAGCACTATCAATACGTTTTGTTGCTGCTTTTGGAGCAAAAGTATCTTCGTCAAATCCAACAACAAACCCTAACTCATAAGCCGCATCAATAGCCGCTTGGAAATCAGCATTTACATTGTCTAGGTCTTTAAACGGAGCTTCTGCTTCAGCCACGTATTCTTCTTCTGTTACATATTCGTAAGCACGCATTAACATAACAGCCATTTGGTCACGTGTAATGCTCTTAGATGGTGCAAATGTGTCATCAGTCTCACCGAATACGATTCCTGCTTCATACGCTGCAGAAATATCCCACTGCATATCAGAGTTTAGACCACTGATATCTGTAAATGGAGCTTTTTCTTCTGCATATAAACCAAGCCCACGAGAAAGCATTGCTGCAAATTCAGCACGAGTTACTTCTCTATATGAATCAAAAGTAGTTTCGTTAACTCCGCTAACGATTCCTTCATTATATAGGAAAGTTACAAACTCAGTTGCTCTTTCAGGAACGTCTTTGAATCCTGGTGTAATGTATACTTCGGAGATACGTCCTTCTGACTCGTATTCAAATGCTCCATTCTCAGAAAGGTGCTTAATATAGTCAACTGTAGCATCGGCATCTACTTTACCTACTTCAGGCTCACCATCCGTAAATTCTAAGATTCCATACTTGTCACGATAGTACATAAAGTTATTTGTTACAACTGTGTAAGTCTTATCTAAGTCAAAAGCAGATCCGTCTAAGTTAAATAGCTCTACAACTTCTTGGTTACGATAGTTCCAAGTGTATTTAAATCCAGCGATTGAGAAGTCTGGACCATAGCTGCTAAATTGTGTATTTAAAACTTCAATCAACTCATGACCAGTTAATTCAAATTTAACATTGATATTAGAGAATGGTTGAACAGCAAATGCTTCTCCATATGTGATTTCTCCAGCATCAATACTAGTACGGATACCTCCACCATTCATAAGCGCAACATCAGCATCCATTGACCATTTCATACCATCTGCAATTAAGTTACCAAGAGGATTATCTCCAGATTCACCACGAGATGCGTATCCACCTTTTAATTCAACAGAAGTTTCACCTACAACTTCAGCTTTTACATCTTCAACTTCAGCATTGTACTTATCGATGATAGCTTGTACTTCTGGGTCTGCTTCAACATTTTGGTCTACATATACAACTTCTCCTGCTTTACTTACGATATCTCCTGTTGCAGGATCAATTTCTACATCTACCTTTGAAAAAGCTTTTCCGTATTCCCAAGCTTGTACAATTAACTTGTTATTAACTACACGGTCTACAACTTGGTGGTTATGTGCTGCAAAAATCACGTCTACTTCATCGTCAATATTCTCAGCGATATACGCTGCGTCGCTAGAACCTTCAGCAGGTCCATCTTGAGATACAGGATTATGAGCAAGAACAACGATTGACTTAATTCCTTCAGCTTTAAGTTCTTCAACATATTTGTTAATAGCTTCTACTTCGTCCGTAATTTCTAAATTTTCATTTCCAGTTTTAATGACCATACTTGGAGTTTCAGTAGTAACTACACCAATAAACCCAATTTTTTGGCCAGCAATTTCTTGGATATAATATGGTTCTAAAATAAGTTCACCAGTTGAGGAATCAAAAGCATTGGCTGCTACAACCGGAAAATTCATTCCATCATAATCAGCGCTTCCTTTTCCTTCTGGGTGAGTTCCACCCTCTACCATACGTTTTAATTCAGCAATTCCTTCGTCAAACTCATGATTTCCAACTGTTCCTACATCAAATCCCATTTCTTCCATAATTTCAATGATAGGCTCATCTTGATAGTAAGCTGAGTTAAATGGACTTCCCCCGATCATATCACCAGAATGCACAATCAGTGTATTAGGGTTTTGTGCCTCTAACTCTTCCATATATGTAGCCATGAAACTTAGTGTACCAACTGATTCATTGGTTCCATCACCGTCTATATCATACTCTACGGTTTCATCCATGTAACCATGAAGGTCGTTGACACCTAGTAATTGTACTTTGACTAAATCTGCAGCACTTGCAGTGTTATAACCAACTGGTGCAGCAAAAGCTCCAACGGTCATAACAGACGCTACAGCTAAGCTAACGACTTGCTTACCAAATCTTTTAATCATAGCTTTGTTTTCCCCCTAAAATAATGCTGAATTTTCACAACGGTTATATTATAGCAAACTTTTATTAAATAATTATATAAAATTTGTAAATTTTTGTAGGAAAATACGACTATTTATTGATTCAATCGCTATAAATGTTCGTTTTTTGACAAAAAAAGAACCTATCACTTAAAGAATGATAGGTTCTTAGTACTAGACTTATTTAATTGGAGATAATTGAATTACAGGTACGTTTACATCATCACCTGAAACGGTAATTTCTTGAGTTGATACAGCATATCCGTTTTGGTAAACAGCTAATGTGTAGTTACCATCAACAAGAGCTAGAGCAGCAGTTCCAGCAGTTGTTGTTAAAATATCTTTAATTGAACCGTCTTCGTTGAATACTACTACAGTCGCATCTTCAACGTTTGTGTTTGTTTCGTCCACTACTAGGAAGTTCACAGCGCTTTGTGCAGCAACTTCGTCTACAACGATTTCAAGCTCAGCAGCTTCACCTTTAGCGATTGCTACTAGTCCTTCAACATCAACGAAGTCTTCAGAAGCTACATCGATGCTTAATGAGTAAGCTCCAGCAGAAAGGTTGTTGAATGTAACAGTATCAGTTACAGCGTCAGCTTCTTCCCAAGTACCAACAGATGCATTTTCTTCAGCGATGAACGCGTCTGCAAGGTCAAATCCGTTGATTTTAACATCTACAGGATTTCCTTCACTATCAACAACTGTAATTTCAAGAGAAGCATTTCCGCCGGTAGTTAACTCATAGTTAACAGCTGTTAGGTTGTCTCCAGCTTTTACAGCTTGAGTAGTTGTGAAAGTTTCAATACCCGTACCACGTACTACAACATCATAAGTTCCAGCTTCTAGGTCAGAAATGCTGTATGAACCGTTTGCTGCAGTAGTAGCTTTTCCAGCTTCGTTACCTTCTTCATCATAATAAGTTACAGTAGCACCTTCTACAGCTGCTAGAGTTCCATCTACACGTACGAAACCAGCAACGTCACCAGTTGTTTCAACAGCAACAAGTGAAATAGCTTCTACTGTAGTAGTTGCGTTCTTAGTCACAGTCAGCTCATCAGAAGCGTTCGTTAAAAGACCATCTCCTGAAGCTTGTACTTTGTAATCTCCAGCAGTAACACCTGCAAACTTATAAGAACCATCTGTAGATTCTAGAGTTTCAACAATGTTACCTTCAGCGTCGATTAAATCAACTTTTACAGTTTCAGAAGTACCTGTAACTGTACCATCGATCACACCA
This genomic interval from Bacillus carboniphilus contains the following:
- a CDS encoding MraY family glycosyltransferase, translating into MVDVYVTLAICFVASIVLTPLVKRFAIKIGATDKPNQRKVHQKIMPRLGGLAIFLSFIIGVLITRPDDVYAAPILLGSVIIIITGFLDDLTELSAKWKLLGQVAAAVVVVLGGVQVEFINLPFGFGELQFGFMSIPLTIFWIVAITNAINLIDGLDGLAAGVSSIALITISAMAFLKGDMFAMTMGLIVIVSTLGFLFYNFHPAKIFMGDTGALFLGYMIAVLSLLGFKNVTAISLIIPVIILGVPISDTLFAIVRRIVNKKPLSAPDKSHLHHCLLRLGFSHRQTVLLIYAMAAMFGLAAFIFSMSTMWGAVIVGFVILIAIELVAEVTGLVGKNYRPLLKMMRNR
- the secA2 gene encoding accessory Sec system translocase SecA2, which encodes MMPFFKNNRNQPERKLKKYYKLVTQINELEPAISKLSDQQLREKTVEFRDALQNGKTIFDIQAEAFAVVREAAKRVLNMRHFDVQLIGGLVLTEGNISEMATGEGKTLVASLPSYLRALEGKGVHVITVNEYLARRDRSIIGQIHEFLGLTVGLNLPMMEPDRKQQAYQADITYGVGTEFGFDYLRDHMIKSKKERVQRPYHFAIIDEVDSVLIDEAKTPLIIAGKMKSSPELHNIGAKVAKRFERDVDYEFDDETKATSLTDTGIEKVEKAFGVDNLYELEHQTLYHYMIQAVRAHVMFERDVDYIVKDGKIMLVDMFTGRIMEGRTLSDGLHQAIEAKEGVEITEENKTQASITIQNYFRMYPTLSGMTGTAKTQEKEFKEVYGMEVIQIPTNKPVIRQDLNDMVFATIEDKYKGMIEEVKARHSTGQPILIGTTSILQSEKVAEHLKKAGLKFELLNAKSVEQEVELISQAGQKGQITIATNMAGRGTDIMLGEGVAELGGLHVLGTEKHESRRIDNQLRGRSGRQGDPGSSQFFISIEDDMFRRFAKDDVEKFRKKMKTDEIGYITNHSVDELVERTQRIVEGAHFSMREYNLKLDDVINEQSRIVYKLRNRILEEENLFPLGVDLMEAALKHTVQEACPSDSETEEWDFERIKQVTKQLLQQDLILDVENIEDTDEILEQIQPLLDQFKDEILDTEFDAKAQYALRFTMLNLLDHHWVRHLENMARLKEGIGLRHYQQEDPIRIYAREGLELFSGMYATIEREISLNMANLIRSLKQESEVGK
- a CDS encoding accessory Sec system S-layer assembly protein, which encodes MIPFFNRKKDEKIKKKGKDSSFSSDDLQLGNENPGDSDKEIHPELSFHPTWKLTPEQQYVFRFLNNDLAPLKPNQISLSGVELNQGQDELEVTAFVRNSLPKEIQIHEIELMLLDENDQVLARHFFNFDEIGKIPAHSSRPWVFKFPKSSVTANELPEENWRLAFNLNTMRKHQLDLDPAWKEKMSDEQVEQLRAIVHKLPALGKTEFNLTGIEMKKLSEGQLAITVLLRNGNSRDVTISKLPLQVAGGDGQVVARGQFELPDMVVKANTSKPWTFIFPPNLVQLEELPSKWMVSVVNA
- a CDS encoding glycosyltransferase family 4 protein translates to MKILLATVYDYPHPGGLSTHMTTLKAGLEARGHEVDVLSFSDVPKVLQTIKVRGTSFVLNKISKGTGFIWGLKTRKKMLQAMIETKKHRGYDIVNAQDVYATFAAIDAGLPTVSTVHGYTAFEAVSAGSVIENSQEVKYLQEQEIEAFTKTRMVITVDLRIKNYVKKQADVDGFTIRNFINIDDFKPETSQKETLRAKHGIKAGEKVFFVPRRLTKKNGVIYPILALPKVLEKYPDVKLIYAGSGEALDEMKSLVSKNKLDKSVRILGAIPHKQIKEFYALSDVVLVPSIHSSGVEEATSISALEAMGSGIPLIASAVGGLREIVDHGVDGILVEERNIEALSASMIELLDHPEKGEKLAKAARTKIEAQYSHISAAEKYEQIYMQAIEKGLSY
- the csaB gene encoding polysaccharide pyruvyl transferase CsaB, producing MKIVLSGFYGLGNTGDEAILEAIIDNLRLDLDNPDITVLSYSPSETSAEHNVNSIYRGWRRENKEKIQALRKADLLISGGGGLLQDAYPTRFLFGPLPYYLLVVLLAKLCGTKVMFFSQGVGPVTSTWGKILMRLLANRADFITVRDQYSKELLHKLKVNRPKSVVTADIVFGYHKKEDHTCINSLPLKGDERLVAVSVRSRFGYTEHYYKLAEALDELIETDHITPVFVPMEGHHDVEASNEVLNRMKHRDACYLLGGNFTPNQYLNFFSKCEMTIGLRLHSLIFSALEGIPHIGISYDRKVENLLKRTEMWEYSFTLEGIDVDKLKKNARYILSNRKELSAITKKNAMIMRDEALDNIDLLKKHFTK
- a CDS encoding 5'-nucleotidase C-terminal domain-containing protein; its protein translation is MIKRFGKQVVSLAVASVMTVGAFAAPVGYNTASAADLVKVQLLGVNDLHGYMDETVEYDIDGDGTNESVGTLSFMATYMEELEAQNPNTLIVHSGDMIGGSPFNSAYYQDEPIIEIMEEMGFDVGTVGNHEFDEGIAELKRMVEGGTHPEGKGSADYDGMNFPVVAANAFDSSTGELILEPYYIQEIAGQKIGFIGVVTTETPSMVIKTGNENLEITDEVEAINKYVEELKAEGIKSIVVLAHNPVSQDGPAEGSSDAAYIAENIDDEVDVIFAAHNHQVVDRVVNNKLIVQAWEYGKAFSKVDVEIDPATGDIVSKAGEVVYVDQNVEADPEVQAIIDKYNAEVEDVKAEVVGETSVELKGGYASRGESGDNPLGNLIADGMKWSMDADVALMNGGGIRTSIDAGEITYGEAFAVQPFSNINVKFELTGHELIEVLNTQFSSYGPDFSIAGFKYTWNYRNQEVVELFNLDGSAFDLDKTYTVVTNNFMYYRDKYGILEFTDGEPEVGKVDADATVDYIKHLSENGAFEYESEGRISEVYITPGFKDVPERATEFVTFLYNEGIVSGVNETTFDSYREVTRAEFAAMLSRGLGLYAEEKAPFTDISGLNSDMQWDISAAYEAGIVFGETDDTFAPSKSITRDQMAVMLMRAYEYVTEEEYVAEAEAPFKDLDNVNADFQAAIDAAYELGFVVGFDEDTFAPKAATKRIDSASVIASFLRN